One Brockia lithotrophica genomic region harbors:
- a CDS encoding Glycosyltransferase, whose product MPLASQSPPRLSLVMIVRDEAELVAEAIRSALPYVDEVVVGDTGSTDATPEIAASFGARVVTLPWEDDFSQARNRALAYARGDWILSLDADERIREGDPDALRRTLARRDLWGGIVRIYHRLDPPSAGAWDNVLRLFRNDPRVIFEGRIHETVDASLARIPDTKVLPVPLVVEHLGYLDAVVRKKTKTERNLRLLEIALAERPLDPRLHYALGTEWFALGRYAEAERAFRKALELLEGEPSYLPDLALKFLFTLFAEGKTEESHEWARRFLERFPDFPTLWEMYAQLLLRHGKAEEAVRAARAALALGPKTAYAIPEGSGSFLAYSLLAQAHARLGNAEEALAASRAAREAYATATERNGGPASLSAELFALPFLLRILEQNSESSALFLGTSPILYQSLYAVLRELSTAGVLTPPLLFRPLVGQKLTSKVPSARVAVVSDGRRELSSEDLRREIENILNAGVETVYVVEPFSEYSGPRIHLTALATWETSRIDVTPPPLPPQSVTKPSARASSGNTGIRNFVHVYRISRPPSFAPIPPDSLWENCPEATATYVPEEFLTTKDRQAAEPDRRGTERSTGCGVPRSPLTIGYVLPHHAPTGGLKVLLDHMRLLRRLGHRVIAFYPGDGERPALPPWYPFTAEEKPEEVYLDPRRSLPEQLDDHDLDVAVLGWLEHLVGAENARTPLLYLEQGHPWLFQDIPPAYDHRVRLSLLQFYRTPVLLATVSPFLQDILRKRYGRKSALVPNGVDTDRFRPNEEIRSANDPPTVLLVGSPHRPFKGTDVALRVLDRLWQEGLRFRLLWISPDPFRILYAPYPAEIVVDPPQEKLPHLYQSADVLLFPSWYEGFALPPLEAMASGVAVVASECGGIRTYARTGENALLAPPGDAETLAAYVKRLLRDAPLRSRLIRAGRATARAFDLRRTIHRLETVLRCVARKK is encoded by the coding sequence TTGCCGCTTGCGTCCCAAAGTCCTCCCCGCCTTTCCCTCGTGATGATCGTCCGCGACGAAGCCGAGCTCGTTGCCGAGGCGATCCGCTCGGCACTTCCGTACGTAGATGAGGTCGTCGTCGGAGACACCGGGTCCACCGACGCGACGCCGGAGATCGCCGCTTCCTTCGGAGCGCGCGTCGTCACCCTTCCCTGGGAAGACGACTTTTCTCAGGCGCGCAACCGAGCCTTGGCGTACGCTCGGGGCGATTGGATTTTGAGCCTCGACGCCGACGAGCGAATTCGTGAAGGCGATCCAGATGCCCTGCGGCGCACGCTCGCCCGGCGAGATCTCTGGGGAGGGATCGTGCGCATCTATCACCGCCTCGATCCTCCATCGGCAGGTGCGTGGGACAACGTTTTGCGCCTCTTTCGCAACGATCCGCGCGTGATTTTCGAAGGTCGCATTCACGAAACGGTCGATGCTTCGCTTGCCCGGATTCCCGACACGAAGGTCCTTCCCGTACCCCTTGTCGTCGAGCACCTGGGCTATCTCGATGCAGTTGTCCGCAAAAAAACGAAAACAGAACGCAACCTCCGCCTCCTCGAAATCGCCCTGGCCGAACGCCCCCTCGATCCGCGCCTGCACTACGCTCTTGGCACGGAGTGGTTTGCCCTCGGGCGGTATGCGGAGGCCGAACGCGCCTTCCGCAAGGCCCTCGAACTCCTCGAAGGAGAACCCTCCTATCTCCCCGATCTCGCCCTCAAGTTCCTCTTCACGCTCTTCGCCGAGGGGAAGACGGAAGAATCCCACGAGTGGGCCCGGCGCTTTCTCGAGCGATTTCCCGATTTCCCCACCCTCTGGGAGATGTACGCCCAGCTCCTCCTCCGGCACGGAAAAGCAGAAGAAGCCGTACGCGCCGCCCGCGCGGCTCTCGCTTTGGGTCCTAAAACCGCCTACGCCATCCCAGAAGGATCCGGGAGTTTCCTTGCCTACTCCCTGCTCGCCCAAGCTCACGCGCGTCTTGGTAACGCGGAGGAAGCACTGGCGGCAAGCCGCGCCGCAAGAGAAGCATATGCGACAGCAACCGAACGAAACGGCGGCCCCGCATCTCTTTCCGCCGAACTCTTCGCCCTGCCTTTCCTCCTTCGCATCCTCGAACAAAACTCCGAAAGCTCGGCCCTCTTCCTCGGAACTTCGCCCATCCTGTACCAATCCCTGTACGCAGTACTTCGCGAACTCAGCACTGCAGGTGTCCTCACTCCGCCGCTTCTCTTTCGTCCGCTCGTGGGCCAAAAGCTCACTTCAAAAGTACCCTCTGCCCGTGTGGCCGTGGTGAGCGACGGAAGGCGAGAACTCTCCTCCGAAGACCTGCGGCGGGAGATCGAGAACATCCTAAACGCCGGAGTAGAAACCGTGTACGTCGTGGAGCCCTTTTCCGAATACTCGGGACCGAGGATCCACCTCACCGCGCTTGCCACATGGGAAACCTCGCGAATAGACGTGACCCCTCCTCCTCTCCCGCCCCAGTCCGTGACAAAACCCTCCGCCCGGGCTTCCTCGGGGAACACGGGCATCCGGAATTTCGTACACGTGTACCGCATCTCTCGGCCGCCATCCTTCGCTCCGATTCCCCCGGACTCTCTTTGGGAAAATTGTCCTGAAGCTACCGCCACGTACGTCCCCGAAGAATTTTTGACAACCAAAGACCGACAAGCCGCAGAGCCCGATCGCCGGGGAACCGAGAGGTCAACGGGATGTGGTGTCCCGCGCTCGCCTCTCACCATCGGCTACGTACTTCCCCACCACGCGCCGACGGGAGGGCTCAAAGTCCTCCTCGACCACATGCGCCTCTTGCGCCGCCTGGGCCACCGCGTAATCGCCTTCTATCCGGGAGACGGCGAGCGTCCGGCGCTCCCTCCTTGGTATCCCTTCACAGCTGAAGAAAAACCCGAAGAAGTCTACCTCGACCCCCGACGCTCCCTACCCGAACAGCTCGACGACCACGACCTCGACGTCGCCGTCCTCGGGTGGCTGGAACACCTCGTCGGCGCGGAGAACGCGCGCACTCCCCTCCTGTACCTGGAACAAGGACACCCTTGGCTCTTTCAGGATATCCCTCCCGCTTACGACCACCGCGTGCGCCTTTCGCTTTTGCAGTTCTACCGAACGCCCGTGCTCCTCGCAACCGTTTCTCCCTTTCTCCAAGACATCCTCCGTAAGCGCTACGGCCGCAAGAGTGCCCTCGTCCCCAACGGCGTCGACACAGACCGCTTCCGGCCGAACGAAGAAATCCGGAGCGCAAACGACCCCCCCACCGTTCTCCTCGTCGGCTCCCCCCATCGTCCCTTTAAGGGAACAGACGTGGCCCTGCGCGTCCTCGACCGTTTGTGGCAGGAAGGCCTGCGCTTTCGCCTTCTCTGGATCAGCCCCGACCCTTTTCGCATTCTCTACGCCCCCTACCCCGCCGAGATCGTCGTCGATCCGCCGCAGGAGAAGCTTCCGCACCTGTACCAAAGTGCCGACGTTCTTTTGTTCCCCTCCTGGTACGAAGGTTTTGCCCTTCCCCCGCTCGAAGCGATGGCCTCCGGCGTCGCCGTCGTGGCAAGCGAGTGCGGAGGAATCCGAACCTACGCGCGAACGGGAGAAAATGCCCTCCTCGCACCTCCGGGAGACGCAGAAACGCTTGCCGCGTACGTGAAGAGGCTCTTGCGCGACGCACCCCTTCGCTCTCGCCTCATCCGGGCCGGACGCGCAACGGCGCGCGCCTTCGACCTCCGCCGCACGATCCACCGACTTGAGACCGTCCTTCGCTGCGTAGCAAGAAAGAAGTAA
- a CDS encoding RNA-2',3'-PO4:RNA-5'-OH ligase, with the protein MSFRRAAPERVFVFGRHDEATLGQIEYVARHAVRGALMADGHVGYVMPIGGVAAFENAVSVAGVGFDIACGNAAILTDLRLEDVEDHLEEIADEIQATISFGLGRTNKASDAPVDHPLFKSEAWEAIPAPRPEREELREKARAQLGTVGGGNHYVDVFADEERRIWVGVHFGSRGLGHTIAQGFLSLTAGKKWGEPVSEHLALLDLRTELGQRYWALMTLAGEYAYAGREWVARKVVGILGGRELDLVHNHHNFAWREVHDGRELVVVRKGATPAWPGQRSFVGGSMGDLSVILRGAVSEDPEVVELQRSALYSTVHGAGRVMSRSEAKGKIRKGKVIQPGRIRREEMLEVLRRRGVILRGGDVDEAPQVYRPLEEVLAAQAPTIEILHRLRPLVVVMAGPGDVDPYKD; encoded by the coding sequence ATGTCTTTCCGTCGGGCAGCCCCCGAGAGGGTATTTGTCTTCGGGCGGCACGACGAGGCGACCCTCGGGCAGATCGAATACGTCGCGCGGCACGCCGTTCGGGGTGCGCTCATGGCGGACGGCCACGTGGGATACGTGATGCCCATAGGCGGTGTCGCGGCCTTTGAAAACGCCGTGAGCGTGGCGGGTGTGGGATTCGACATCGCCTGCGGCAACGCGGCGATTCTCACAGATCTTCGCCTGGAGGATGTGGAAGATCACCTCGAAGAGATCGCAGATGAGATTCAGGCGACGATTTCGTTCGGTCTCGGTCGAACGAACAAAGCTTCAGACGCTCCCGTGGATCATCCTCTTTTCAAGTCCGAGGCTTGGGAAGCGATTCCCGCGCCCCGGCCGGAGCGGGAAGAGCTGCGCGAAAAGGCGCGGGCGCAGCTCGGGACGGTAGGCGGCGGAAACCACTACGTGGACGTCTTTGCCGACGAAGAACGGCGAATTTGGGTCGGCGTTCACTTCGGATCGAGGGGGCTCGGTCACACGATTGCCCAGGGCTTCCTTTCCCTCACCGCCGGGAAGAAGTGGGGAGAGCCCGTATCCGAACACCTCGCCCTTCTCGACCTCCGCACGGAACTCGGGCAAAGATACTGGGCGCTCATGACCCTGGCGGGCGAGTACGCCTACGCGGGACGCGAATGGGTGGCGCGCAAGGTTGTGGGCATCTTGGGCGGGAGAGAGCTCGACCTCGTCCACAACCACCACAACTTCGCCTGGCGGGAAGTCCACGACGGCCGCGAGCTCGTCGTCGTGCGCAAGGGTGCTACACCGGCGTGGCCCGGCCAGCGGAGCTTCGTGGGCGGGAGCATGGGTGATCTTTCCGTGATCCTCCGCGGAGCCGTTTCCGAGGATCCGGAAGTGGTAGAGCTCCAGCGTTCCGCTCTCTACTCCACCGTGCACGGTGCGGGTCGCGTCATGAGCCGCTCGGAAGCTAAAGGAAAGATCCGAAAAGGAAAGGTTATCCAACCGGGACGGATCCGGCGGGAGGAAATGCTCGAGGTTCTCAGGCGCCGCGGCGTGATCCTCCGCGGGGGCGACGTGGACGAAGCGCCGCAGGTATATCGTCCGCTCGAAGAAGTGCTCGCCGCCCAGGCTCCCACGATCGAAATTCTCCATCGCCTGCGGCCGCTCGTCGTCGTCATGGCAGGCCCCGGAGACGTCGATCCTTATAAGGACTAG
- a CDS encoding glycosyl transferase, group 2 family protein, which yields MDEGVRLSEVPKREAFLLSVAMIVRDEAEKLPRALTSVRDFADEIVVVDTGSADDTSEIAAAHGAQVFSFPWRGSFAEARNASLERCRGRWILVLDADEWLTTESGPALRELLEREKRTPCCEAYQVRIVNLVADAMGEPRRLAHFAVRLFRNNPAYRFTGRVHEQILPSILQHASSRHSYVVGTAPIELLHDGYKHVAKDKVMRNLELLEREWAEDPANPFTAYNLGVEYLRLKDTERAVEFLERSIALSPPRMAYLPLAYRYLAHAYASKGDLSNALKAATRGTETFPDAPDLWHLRGDLAWRAKDVPAARQAYLAAYALGNPPPGYPHEEGLGTYRTAFALGRLNEEEGNAEGAVTWYMRALRHRSNDAKVLAALFRLVARTWGEEALPRFVLTHLRAQDEDAWEFLVRLLKLLGHTRQAQALRRELRKREVKTAEKGGSGKPENSVP from the coding sequence ATGGACGAAGGTGTTCGATTGTCCGAAGTTCCCAAACGAGAAGCGTTCCTTCTTTCCGTGGCAATGATCGTCCGAGACGAGGCGGAAAAACTGCCCCGCGCCCTTACGAGCGTTCGCGACTTCGCAGACGAAATCGTGGTGGTCGACACGGGATCCGCGGACGACACGTCGGAAATTGCCGCCGCCCACGGCGCCCAAGTGTTTTCCTTCCCCTGGCGGGGAAGCTTTGCAGAGGCGCGAAACGCCTCCCTTGAACGCTGCAGGGGAAGGTGGATCCTCGTGTTGGATGCGGACGAGTGGCTCACGACCGAATCCGGTCCCGCCCTCCGCGAACTCCTCGAACGAGAAAAACGAACGCCCTGCTGCGAAGCTTACCAGGTGCGCATCGTAAACCTCGTAGCCGACGCCATGGGCGAGCCCCGTCGTCTCGCTCACTTCGCCGTTCGGCTTTTCCGGAACAACCCCGCCTACCGCTTCACCGGACGCGTACACGAGCAAATCCTCCCCTCCATCCTGCAGCACGCTTCTTCCCGCCATTCGTACGTCGTCGGTACCGCTCCGATAGAACTTCTCCACGATGGCTACAAACACGTGGCAAAGGACAAGGTGATGCGCAACCTCGAACTTCTCGAACGCGAGTGGGCGGAAGATCCCGCCAATCCTTTTACCGCATACAACCTAGGCGTTGAATACCTGCGCCTCAAAGACACGGAACGGGCAGTGGAGTTCCTGGAACGGTCGATCGCCCTCTCCCCGCCGCGCATGGCCTATCTCCCCCTCGCCTACCGCTACCTCGCCCACGCGTATGCCTCGAAAGGGGATCTTTCCAACGCCCTGAAAGCGGCGACGCGGGGAACGGAAACCTTCCCCGACGCACCGGACCTCTGGCACCTCAGGGGAGATCTCGCCTGGCGGGCGAAAGACGTGCCCGCGGCCCGTCAAGCCTACCTTGCGGCTTACGCCTTGGGCAATCCTCCCCCCGGGTATCCTCACGAAGAAGGTCTGGGCACTTACCGAACGGCGTTCGCCCTCGGGCGACTCAACGAAGAAGAAGGAAACGCTGAAGGAGCCGTCACCTGGTACATGCGCGCCTTACGACACCGCTCCAACGACGCAAAAGTCCTTGCCGCCCTCTTTCGACTCGTTGCCCGTACGTGGGGCGAAGAAGCCCTCCCGCGCTTCGTCCTCACCCACCTCCGAGCACAGGACGAAGACGCGTGGGAATTCCTCGTACGTCTCCTCAAGCTCCTCGGCCACACCCGTCAAGCCCAAGCCTTACGCCGCGAACTTCGCAAAAGGGAAGTTAAAACGGCCGAAAAAGGGGGCTCGGGAAAGCCCGAAAACAGCGTGCCGTAG
- a CDS encoding Monogalactosyldiacylglycerol synthase, which translates to MHLHIPDFRERTLSFHPSAALAHAFAAIFDDATPGTVVATAPIPLLLLSEWKRRQGLSFPLVYLATDFIPHPVVAREEVDLYFVAHDEAQTHLVALGVPPERIRVTGIPVHPAFVRASTVRLKRLARRRKSDPLCLLVAGGGWGLVTGAEALIREFLSSPRFSSALDRRNGNPGPFLHVLVLGGKNPHIARKTVDRLTHPAIVWKVLPYLEPSQVAALLATVDGFLTKPGGISLAEALAVGVPMFLLPPFPGPEEENARFLTKADLARSGGGEHFLDWLRGISDPHVQKDVAGRQHAAISPHAAERVVRELRRFLGDEA; encoded by the coding sequence GTGCACCTGCACATCCCCGATTTTCGCGAGAGAACCTTGTCCTTTCACCCTTCCGCTGCCCTCGCCCACGCATTTGCCGCAATCTTCGACGATGCGACACCCGGAACGGTCGTCGCTACCGCGCCCATTCCCCTCCTTTTGTTGAGCGAGTGGAAACGTCGACAAGGTCTATCCTTTCCCCTCGTCTACCTGGCAACGGACTTCATCCCACACCCGGTAGTGGCGAGAGAAGAAGTCGACCTCTACTTCGTGGCGCACGACGAGGCGCAGACCCACCTCGTCGCCCTAGGAGTCCCACCGGAACGCATCCGCGTTACGGGGATCCCCGTGCACCCCGCCTTCGTCCGAGCCTCGACCGTACGACTGAAGCGCCTTGCGCGCCGTCGGAAGTCGGACCCGCTCTGCCTCCTCGTCGCCGGAGGGGGATGGGGACTCGTAACCGGCGCCGAAGCGCTCATCCGTGAATTCCTCTCCTCCCCGCGGTTTTCTTCTGCTTTAGATCGCCGCAACGGAAATCCCGGTCCCTTCCTGCACGTGTTGGTTCTCGGGGGAAAAAACCCGCACATCGCCCGCAAAACCGTCGACCGCCTGACCCACCCGGCAATCGTGTGGAAAGTTCTCCCGTACCTCGAACCGAGTCAGGTCGCCGCCCTTCTGGCGACCGTGGACGGCTTTCTCACGAAGCCGGGCGGGATCTCCTTGGCCGAAGCGCTCGCGGTGGGCGTGCCGATGTTCCTCCTTCCGCCGTTTCCGGGCCCCGAAGAAGAAAACGCCCGCTTTCTCACAAAGGCAGACCTCGCCCGGTCCGGGGGAGGAGAACACTTCCTCGACTGGCTTCGCGGCATATCCGACCCGCACGTGCAAAAGGACGTCGCGGGACGACAGCACGCCGCGATTTCCCCTCACGCCGCCGAGCGCGTCGTGCGCGAACTTCGCAGATTCCTCGGAGACGAAGCGTAA
- a CDS encoding Amino acid permease — protein sequence MLTSSAVLLVALLLAFTLVMGFLAVHRGVTYQKGGRTYVGFVGVSAIAMMDLLASVFYGPGEAYRYIGYDAMFFLVLTSGIIALYAFSMTEIAEILEGLGHRGGGVYTITYLVFGRTLSLIAVASILVDYINMAALSAISAVENAASVFPIWEGFKIPLELGIVWFLALLNILGIRSNVWTTFGVFLFLGYALVAGIALGLTGLDARATEVLVRGFRDPVVHLTGSGVLGALGYAMVGVGSTILAYSGIETVLQTQKLVENWREIRKAYLFLVVLNGILIPGVGVLALAHVPDPGAHVEGLVVTYAVQVGGEAYGVVMALAAALALAFAMNTAFVGGTELLTAIAERYGLAFLLRTNRAGVHQGIVLFLAATFTVLILITNGSANLVADMFAIGLLASFVLNLLALVTYRISEGYSRMRAYRTGVAKNVFLVLVFAAAFVYVAAHKVHGTALWAGTSLVMIVLGMLAARFFRNPDLAYESSFHTVEELERYIEKMGGDTVHLHFARPRESVGREPGHVYVTFALQRLRPPRRRGENHFVLPYSQMWGVVAEMEALLRHLEKRFPDKAFVVHLGWPLSSWRERLSTGFMVHHFLMLPRSFPNIAFRIEYTPRRKSQT from the coding sequence TTGCTTACGTCGTCCGCAGTTCTCCTCGTTGCCCTTCTACTGGCCTTTACTCTCGTCATGGGGTTCCTCGCGGTGCACCGCGGCGTCACGTATCAGAAAGGCGGCCGTACGTACGTCGGGTTCGTCGGCGTTTCGGCAATCGCCATGATGGACCTCTTGGCGAGCGTCTTTTACGGGCCCGGAGAGGCGTACCGCTACATCGGATACGATGCGATGTTCTTCCTCGTGCTCACCTCCGGGATCATCGCGTTGTACGCCTTTTCCATGACGGAAATCGCGGAGATTCTCGAGGGTCTTGGCCATCGGGGCGGGGGCGTGTACACGATCACCTACCTCGTCTTTGGCCGCACGCTGTCCCTCATCGCCGTCGCCTCGATTCTCGTGGACTACATCAACATGGCGGCGCTCTCGGCGATCAGCGCCGTGGAGAACGCCGCATCTGTCTTCCCCATCTGGGAGGGTTTCAAGATCCCCCTCGAACTGGGGATTGTTTGGTTTCTTGCGCTTCTCAACATCTTGGGAATTCGTTCCAACGTCTGGACGACGTTCGGCGTGTTTCTCTTTCTCGGGTATGCCCTTGTCGCCGGAATCGCCCTTGGTCTTACCGGCCTCGACGCCCGCGCTACGGAGGTTCTCGTGCGCGGGTTTCGCGATCCGGTCGTTCACCTGACGGGTTCCGGCGTACTCGGCGCTTTGGGTTACGCTATGGTAGGCGTGGGCTCCACGATTCTCGCCTATTCCGGAATTGAGACGGTCCTTCAGACGCAAAAGCTCGTAGAGAACTGGCGGGAAATTCGCAAGGCGTACCTCTTTCTCGTCGTTTTGAACGGGATCCTCATTCCGGGGGTGGGCGTCCTCGCTCTGGCCCACGTACCCGATCCCGGCGCGCACGTAGAGGGATTGGTGGTGACCTACGCCGTCCAGGTGGGCGGGGAAGCATACGGCGTCGTGATGGCCCTGGCCGCCGCACTCGCCCTGGCCTTTGCCATGAATACGGCGTTTGTCGGAGGCACGGAGCTTCTCACGGCGATCGCCGAGCGTTACGGCCTGGCCTTTCTCCTCCGGACGAACCGTGCCGGGGTGCATCAGGGGATCGTCCTCTTCCTCGCGGCGACGTTTACCGTTCTCATCTTGATTACCAACGGTTCGGCAAATCTCGTCGCCGACATGTTCGCCATCGGGCTTCTCGCGAGTTTCGTCCTCAACCTCCTCGCGCTCGTGACCTACCGCATCTCCGAAGGGTACTCGCGCATGCGCGCTTATCGCACGGGGGTGGCAAAGAACGTCTTTCTCGTCCTCGTCTTTGCCGCGGCGTTCGTCTACGTGGCCGCCCACAAGGTTCACGGGACGGCGCTTTGGGCGGGAACTTCGCTTGTGATGATCGTCCTGGGAATGCTTGCGGCGCGCTTCTTCCGCAACCCCGACCTCGCCTACGAGTCGTCCTTTCACACCGTAGAGGAACTCGAACGCTATATCGAGAAGATGGGCGGCGACACCGTACACCTCCACTTCGCACGCCCGCGCGAAAGCGTCGGACGAGAACCGGGGCATGTCTACGTGACCTTTGCCCTGCAACGGTTGCGGCCACCCCGTCGTCGCGGGGAGAACCACTTCGTGCTGCCGTACTCCCAGATGTGGGGCGTAGTCGCAGAAATGGAGGCGCTTCTAAGGCACCTGGAAAAGAGGTTTCCCGACAAGGCGTTCGTCGTCCACTTGGGTTGGCCGCTGTCCTCCTGGCGGGAACGCCTTTCGACCGGTTTTATGGTCCACCACTTCCTCATGCTCCCCAGATCCTTCCCCAACATCGCCTTCCGCATCGAATACACGCCGCGCAGGAAGTCTCAGACCTAG
- a CDS encoding Isopentenyl-diphosphate delta-isomerase, giving the protein MRVLTAKDLRERLRRIDGRGYKAYRDLEGVYRFADFDLFIDHVQGDPFAPPSRIRVRLRLEDAGFPSWSWASRVAQVALCDFLARKLFRAARMFSKRTGTGTGGQIFAVAPGQEILERSAVVLDRSPGGPYLEARFAVGLPARGRTIDGGAAQELFFVQIPQVVAHALRFHAEDQEALERHVAVAEDQAALRALLEERGWVAFVADGSILPRLSGASDAPMPSERAVAFTSPPERRVAVRLPHAGEITGMAIPRGVTLIVGGGYHGKSTLLRALELGVYDHIPGDGREYVVTLRDAVKVRAEDRRSVVGVDIHAFIGELPGGADTRCFSSASASGSTSQAANLVEAWEAGARLILMDEDTSATNFLVRDARMQALVPKSSEPITPLVDRIREVHRVLGMSTILVVGGVGDYLDVADTVIRMDRYRALEATAEAREVVRRIPSRRNPEEVSPLVPPRPRVFHVASFRREERERVRAEGLREIRFGRETIDLAAVEQLVDEGQTRAVAHILARLEEFLAYLPLRETGRSRKTAGEGWVELRDFLTALEALRKEKGVDGLFLPGETPTGDLVFPRPYEVAAAINRARVLRARPKD; this is encoded by the coding sequence ATGCGCGTTCTGACGGCGAAAGACCTTCGCGAACGTCTACGCCGCATCGACGGAAGAGGCTACAAAGCCTATCGCGACCTGGAAGGCGTCTATCGCTTTGCGGATTTTGATCTCTTTATCGATCACGTACAAGGGGATCCCTTCGCTCCACCTTCCCGGATCCGCGTTCGGCTTCGTCTCGAAGACGCCGGATTTCCTTCCTGGAGCTGGGCAAGTCGCGTCGCGCAAGTTGCGCTTTGCGATTTTCTCGCCCGCAAGCTCTTTCGCGCCGCACGGATGTTTTCGAAACGTACCGGGACGGGCACCGGGGGTCAGATCTTTGCCGTCGCTCCCGGCCAAGAGATCCTCGAACGCTCCGCCGTTGTCCTCGACCGGTCTCCCGGCGGACCCTACCTGGAGGCACGTTTCGCGGTAGGCCTTCCCGCCCGCGGGCGGACGATCGACGGCGGGGCGGCGCAGGAACTCTTTTTCGTCCAGATCCCGCAGGTCGTCGCCCACGCCCTAAGATTTCATGCGGAGGACCAAGAGGCTCTCGAGCGACACGTTGCCGTCGCGGAGGACCAAGCCGCGTTGCGCGCGCTTCTCGAGGAACGGGGCTGGGTTGCTTTTGTAGCCGACGGGAGCATCTTGCCGCGGCTTTCGGGGGCTTCCGATGCTCCAATGCCAAGCGAGCGCGCGGTCGCGTTCACAAGTCCTCCGGAAAGGCGTGTTGCGGTACGCCTGCCGCACGCAGGGGAGATCACGGGGATGGCCATTCCCCGCGGCGTCACCCTCATCGTCGGCGGCGGCTACCACGGAAAGAGCACGCTCCTCCGGGCCCTCGAGCTCGGCGTGTACGACCACATCCCCGGAGATGGGCGTGAGTACGTCGTCACGCTACGGGATGCCGTGAAAGTCCGGGCCGAAGACCGTCGGTCCGTTGTCGGCGTAGACATCCACGCCTTTATCGGCGAGCTTCCCGGGGGCGCGGATACGCGCTGCTTTTCGAGCGCTTCGGCAAGCGGAAGTACGTCCCAAGCGGCAAATCTGGTGGAAGCTTGGGAGGCGGGAGCGCGCCTTATCCTCATGGACGAAGATACGAGTGCGACGAACTTTCTCGTCCGCGACGCACGCATGCAGGCGCTCGTGCCCAAGTCTTCCGAACCGATCACTCCCCTGGTCGATCGCATCCGCGAAGTTCACCGGGTTTTAGGGATGTCGACGATTCTGGTCGTGGGCGGCGTGGGTGACTACCTAGATGTCGCCGACACGGTGATCCGCATGGACCGCTACCGCGCGTTGGAGGCGACGGCGGAAGCCCGGGAGGTCGTGCGGCGCATTCCTTCCCGGCGCAATCCGGAAGAGGTTTCGCCTCTCGTTCCTCCTCGGCCGCGCGTATTTCACGTCGCATCGTTCCGGCGGGAGGAGCGGGAACGCGTCCGCGCGGAAGGTCTTCGGGAGATCCGCTTCGGACGCGAAACGATCGACCTCGCGGCGGTGGAGCAGCTCGTCGACGAGGGACAGACGCGGGCCGTGGCGCACATCCTCGCCCGTCTGGAAGAATTCCTCGCGTACCTTCCCCTACGGGAAACGGGCAGGTCGCGCAAAACCGCGGGGGAGGGATGGGTCGAGCTGAGGGATTTTCTCACGGCCCTCGAAGCGTTGCGGAAAGAGAAGGGTGTCGACGGCCTTTTCCTTCCCGGAGAAACTCCCACGGGTGACCTCGTGTTTCCCCGGCCTTACGAAGTCGCGGCGGCGATCAACCGCGCCCGCGTTCTGCGCGCGCGGCCTAAGGATTAG